The following are encoded in a window of Sulfurimonas sp. C5 genomic DNA:
- a CDS encoding DUF262 domain-containing HNH endonuclease family protein yields the protein MKIDPSYTNLRRMFASQATYYVPKYQRAYAWENESIQDFLNDLKRSYTERLASRDSSHFFGGILSIKHTVVGAVDEHKYEIIDGQQRITTFTLTIRCLINMYNDLLTYPNIDATKVSMINNRIDNLQKRFIAFRQEINLEEQVVNVFTVSKRDKEFYAELMKGNIINENPEKYSHKNLLNSYKKINKFFKDTVLIDDDLTEILKRLQTFEFVIDTDFTLLHMVADNEKSAYRLFQVINDRGMSLTEGDLLRAKTLEVLEDFPSIQNSVELIWDKLLSNAPNITSQYLTWIYTSYTGKDLKKSEIFDKFLDQFFPEHKEELDQLKADNILTTMKYLEKDFENCQRLSDGEWIYTVKQPITARDRNRFEVLMNTLDHPLSMPLFIAASKLDDKQFSAIVKIVEKVFFRYILICKQHLGSLKSIYFRQIKEIRTNAATYTLTDFKTKVNQLLASKANDALFTANLKELEYDSDQSNKYLKFFLMTLEYHFPYYLQDPSRSTTKCLNNTNPYDFAGTSIEHIYPKNALTTDIDADIEPIKNTIGNLALMDPQHNSEQRNNKFLDKKSEYVSSSIEVLKYVSTHANWTKAEVEDLEEKYIDLALKHFRA from the coding sequence ATGAAAATTGACCCATCTTATACAAACCTGAGAAGAATGTTTGCTTCCCAAGCAACATATTATGTGCCAAAATATCAAAGAGCATATGCATGGGAAAATGAGTCTATTCAAGATTTTTTGAATGATTTAAAAAGATCCTATACTGAGAGACTAGCTAGTAGAGATTCTAGTCACTTTTTTGGTGGAATTCTAAGTATTAAGCATACTGTTGTTGGTGCTGTAGACGAACATAAGTATGAAATTATTGATGGACAACAAAGAATTACAACGTTTACATTAACAATACGCTGTCTGATCAATATGTATAATGACTTATTGACGTATCCTAATATAGATGCGACTAAAGTATCAATGATCAATAATCGAATAGATAATTTACAAAAACGATTTATAGCTTTTAGACAAGAAATCAACTTAGAAGAACAAGTTGTAAATGTTTTTACAGTTTCTAAAAGAGATAAGGAATTTTATGCTGAACTAATGAAAGGAAATATAATCAATGAAAATCCTGAAAAATATTCTCACAAAAACCTTCTGAATAGTTATAAAAAAATCAATAAATTTTTTAAAGACACTGTATTAATAGATGATGATTTAACTGAAATTTTAAAAAGATTACAAACTTTTGAATTTGTCATTGATACAGACTTTACATTATTGCACATGGTTGCAGATAATGAAAAATCTGCATATAGGTTATTCCAAGTCATAAATGACAGAGGAATGAGTTTAACAGAAGGTGATCTCCTAAGAGCTAAAACCTTGGAAGTGTTAGAAGATTTTCCTTCAATTCAAAACTCTGTTGAATTGATATGGGATAAGTTATTATCCAATGCACCAAATATTACTTCTCAGTATTTAACTTGGATTTATACTTCATACACTGGAAAAGATTTAAAAAAAAGTGAAATCTTTGATAAATTTTTGGACCAATTTTTCCCAGAACATAAAGAAGAACTTGATCAGTTAAAAGCGGACAATATTCTGACAACAATGAAATATCTTGAAAAAGATTTTGAAAACTGTCAAAGACTATCGGATGGTGAATGGATTTATACAGTCAAACAACCTATTACTGCAAGGGACAGGAATAGATTTGAAGTATTGATGAATACTTTAGACCATCCTTTGTCAATGCCATTGTTTATTGCTGCTTCAAAGTTAGATGATAAACAGTTTTCAGCAATCGTAAAAATAGTTGAAAAAGTTTTCTTTAGATATATCCTCATTTGTAAACAACATTTAGGTTCACTCAAGTCAATTTATTTTAGACAGATAAAAGAAATTAGAACCAATGCAGCTACATACACATTAACTGATTTCAAAACTAAAGTAAATCAACTACTTGCAAGTAAGGCTAATGATGCACTATTCACTGCCAATTTGAAAGAGCTAGAATATGATTCAGATCAAAGTAATAAATATTTAAAATTTTTCCTTATGACATTAGAATATCATTTTCCATATTATCTTCAAGATCCAAGTCGATCAACCACAAAGTGCCTCAATAACACCAACCCTTATGACTTTGCAGGAACTTCAATAGAACATATTTATCCTAAAAATGCTTTAACAACTGATATTGATGCAGATATTGAACCTATAAAAAATACTATAGGTAATCTGGCATTAATGGATCCTCAACATAATTCGGAACAACGAAATAATAAGTTCTTAGATAAAAAATCAGAATATGTATCTTCATCAATAGAGGTTTTAAAATATGTTAGTACACATGCTAACTGGACAAAAGCTGAAGTTGAAGACTTAGAAGAAAAATATATTGATTTAGCATTAAAACACTTTAGAGCATAA
- a CDS encoding tetratricopeptide repeat protein: protein MYQYQPLSNEKYLEYLIRDLLSIEFINYSPFDLYGSRGQEQYGNDIIGYNTSGRMILAQVKKKSLSRNKIKEALLNDLTKETKSIINYFQTDKIDTIFFASTHGRDKDIQDKALKLTQEYGVKIIYWGWDTIEEKISHSNEIQKKYFHKKTTTLLTILPENSYCIGRENEFNEIKTLLNKDNIINIQSIGGIGKSTLANAFIHSERENYDYIGYISVDDSLEEAFFRSFNNFFNFSENDDLESIIYKLQSLNGKKILIIDNLTYQKDIVYIKKITSSFKVVITSRILFNDIPSLKLRQLNDNSLKELFNKYNDEDIEEQYLNELFKYLDYHTLFIELTSKTINQNNFTIDYILNEFRDGKFPIIKVDTNLDTYQEEIYNDYLRKLFEESIEKLDDGLFNGLILLSLFPSINLHVDEIGRVFNADLRNDLSLLSKKGWLISIEKEVFKIHQIIKEFFLFNFPLVAEDVTPMIKYYLENLKWNEIDHPSEQKSYMIFVQSLIDGLKSYDEEVMTLANNIAMLYRYFGFYEIALKYMLMVKDFDEESGNKMNLAQTYNNLAQVYFSMKQYELGEQYAMLSLKLREENSPYNIQENYLNMCNSYIRQSNYKEAKVYLDKLLTLEVDIRSIIPIYNSAMLYYLNIENTKEAFKYAEQALEHINSNKVDTKHLYIAYTYSNIADIYVEDKNITLAIEYKLKAKEHILENFGDQHPDLEPIENILNILQYIFKTEYL, encoded by the coding sequence ATGTACCAATATCAACCTTTATCTAATGAAAAATATTTAGAATATTTAATAAGAGACTTATTATCAATAGAATTTATAAACTATTCTCCTTTTGATTTATATGGTAGTAGAGGTCAGGAGCAATACGGTAATGATATTATAGGATATAACACGTCTGGACGTATGATTTTGGCACAAGTTAAGAAAAAGAGTCTCTCTAGAAATAAAATAAAAGAAGCACTACTTAATGATTTAACAAAAGAGACCAAAAGTATTATCAATTATTTTCAAACCGATAAAATTGATACTATTTTTTTTGCTTCTACTCATGGACGAGATAAAGATATCCAAGATAAAGCATTAAAATTGACACAAGAATATGGTGTAAAAATTATTTATTGGGGATGGGATACTATTGAAGAAAAAATTAGTCATTCAAATGAAATTCAAAAGAAGTATTTTCATAAAAAAACAACAACATTGTTAACAATACTACCAGAAAATTCATATTGTATAGGTCGAGAAAATGAATTTAATGAAATTAAAACTTTATTAAATAAAGACAATATTATAAATATTCAAAGTATTGGTGGTATAGGAAAAAGTACACTTGCAAATGCTTTTATACATAGTGAAAGAGAAAACTATGACTACATTGGTTATATCTCAGTTGATGATAGTCTTGAAGAAGCTTTTTTTAGAAGTTTTAATAACTTCTTTAACTTTTCAGAAAATGATGATTTAGAAAGTATAATATATAAATTACAATCTCTTAATGGAAAAAAAATACTGATAATTGATAATTTAACTTATCAAAAAGACATAGTATATATCAAAAAAATCACTAGCTCTTTTAAAGTTGTGATTACATCAAGAATATTATTTAATGATATACCTAGTTTAAAATTAAGACAACTAAATGACAACTCCTTAAAAGAGTTATTTAACAAATATAATGATGAAGATATTGAGGAACAATACTTAAATGAACTCTTTAAATACTTAGACTATCATACTTTATTTATTGAATTGACATCAAAAACAATCAACCAAAATAACTTTACAATCGACTATATTCTAAATGAATTTAGAGATGGAAAGTTCCCCATAATAAAAGTGGATACTAATTTAGATACCTATCAAGAAGAAATATATAACGATTATCTCAGAAAACTATTTGAAGAATCTATTGAAAAACTTGATGATGGACTTTTTAATGGTTTAATATTATTATCATTATTTCCTTCTATTAATTTACATGTAGATGAAATTGGTAGAGTTTTTAATGCAGATTTACGTAATGATTTGTCTTTATTGAGTAAAAAAGGTTGGCTTATTTCAATTGAAAAAGAAGTATTTAAAATTCATCAGATTATAAAAGAATTTTTTTTATTCAACTTTCCACTTGTCGCAGAAGACGTAACTCCTATGATTAAATACTATTTAGAAAATTTGAAATGGAATGAAATAGATCATCCTAGTGAACAAAAATCATATATGATTTTTGTTCAATCATTAATTGATGGTCTAAAAAGTTATGATGAAGAAGTTATGACTTTAGCAAATAATATTGCAATGCTTTATAGATATTTTGGTTTTTATGAAATTGCTTTAAAGTATATGTTAATGGTTAAAGACTTTGATGAAGAAAGTGGTAATAAAATGAATCTCGCTCAAACTTATAACAATCTTGCTCAAGTATATTTTAGTATGAAACAATATGAATTAGGTGAGCAGTATGCTATGCTTTCTTTAAAATTGCGAGAAGAAAATAGTCCTTATAATATTCAAGAAAATTACTTGAATATGTGTAATAGCTATATAAGGCAATCAAATTATAAAGAGGCAAAAGTATATTTAGATAAACTTCTAACGCTAGAAGTTGATATAAGAAGCATTATTCCAATATATAACTCTGCTATGCTTTATTATTTAAATATTGAAAATACTAAAGAAGCATTTAAATATGCAGAACAAGCATTAGAACATATAAATAGTAATAAAGTCGATACTAAACATTTATATATAGCATATACATATAGTAATATTGCAGATATATATGTTGAAGATAAAAACATTACACTTGCAATTGAGTATAAATTAAAAGCAAAAGAACATATTTTAGAAAATTTTGGTGATCAACACCCAGATTTAGAACCAATAGAAAATATCTTAAATATACTACAATATATCTTTAAAACAGAGTATTTATAA
- a CDS encoding DndE family protein: MRTTNSTEMQLPKISKLLGFENEPKWVTIRFAIFISLSIDEKLDSSIKIDFKDGKTYPLDVITGKTKVDTHGEQADYTDMIALLIANNENKKVNTHRGLELSLEQHCERGFTILASSLNENSNVFEWIKQEFL, translated from the coding sequence ATGAGAACTACAAACTCCACAGAAATGCAATTACCTAAGATCTCTAAACTACTCGGTTTTGAAAATGAGCCAAAGTGGGTAACAATAAGGTTTGCTATCTTTATATCTCTTTCTATAGATGAAAAACTAGATAGTTCTATAAAAATAGATTTCAAAGATGGTAAAACATACCCTTTAGATGTAATTACTGGTAAAACAAAAGTAGATACTCATGGTGAACAAGCTGACTATACAGATATGATAGCTTTACTTATAGCAAATAATGAAAATAAAAAAGTAAATACGCATAGAGGGTTAGAACTATCTCTTGAACAACACTGTGAAAGAGGCTTTACAATCTTAGCCTCTTCACTTAATGAGAATAGTAATGTTTTTGAGTGGATTAAGCAGGAATTTCTATAG
- a CDS encoding AAA family ATPase translates to MKFNSISIKDLFSYQGEVTFDFNDSSKPIALIIGENGFGKTSFINSVKIALHGITKDLLSMGELVLSKQDYILGSKNKNFSGVLNRISKLNGANKASVKIEVDDAGESFYIYREYVIGSNSYTENLSVYDHENNLLYSDLEAQDFINYKISPTLAKFFFFDGEKIQTIADFSKDEFRQMLEDVLELDIYDQLITDSTNVIKKINKSELDSELQQKLTQKEEELFEVESKLTSVTKEYEDEKLYLNQLLTEQKDLDRKLSKLQSKHKKPLEEAKLQLQSYEEEKETYQKEFKEVSYMQLPLLLNKKLKESVEKDIQKNYKGNVTISQNIIDLKKKEFLEHIDETQKGSIESIFDKVFNSDNNRQSVAFADPEKIEHQYNTLKKVEFQELINNLIAVKENIVQTQNEIFHLEQNFQNDQKEYKKDFEKVKTLAENIGQQKAKVESLEKQIEKLQYEKKEIEREIGRTSIKEHQNSLVKLKIESLESAITVAKQMKIKIKEDKKEILEKSINVKFNLLKKEGYEADSIQLDNDFNINVYDKDMNPMDILSSSSGQKQVIATALIWGISEYIAEDIPMIIDTPLGRLDEKNQALILNQFYPNASKQVLILPTPSELRHEGFQELQSEISQIFTLANKGSATTMQEKNITEFFDSRYTK, encoded by the coding sequence ATGAAATTTAATAGCATTAGTATAAAAGACCTGTTTTCATATCAAGGTGAAGTTACATTTGATTTTAATGATTCTAGTAAACCAATCGCTTTAATCATTGGAGAGAATGGCTTTGGTAAAACATCGTTTATTAACTCTGTAAAAATAGCACTTCATGGTATTACAAAAGATTTACTTTCTATGGGAGAGCTTGTCCTTTCTAAACAAGATTATATTTTAGGAAGTAAAAATAAAAACTTTAGTGGTGTACTCAATCGTATTTCAAAACTAAATGGTGCAAATAAAGCTTCTGTAAAAATAGAAGTAGATGATGCAGGTGAGAGTTTTTATATTTATAGAGAGTATGTCATAGGAAGTAACTCTTATACTGAAAACCTTAGTGTTTATGATCATGAAAACAATTTATTATATAGTGATCTAGAAGCTCAAGACTTTATAAACTATAAGATCTCACCTACACTTGCAAAGTTTTTCTTTTTTGATGGTGAAAAGATTCAAACTATAGCTGACTTTAGTAAAGATGAATTTAGACAAATGTTAGAAGATGTACTGGAGTTAGACATTTATGATCAACTTATAACTGACTCTACAAATGTAATAAAGAAGATAAATAAAAGCGAACTAGATTCAGAACTTCAACAGAAATTAACTCAAAAAGAAGAAGAGTTGTTTGAAGTAGAATCAAAACTAACCTCTGTAACTAAAGAGTATGAAGATGAAAAGCTATATTTAAACCAGCTATTAACAGAACAAAAAGATCTGGATAGAAAACTTTCTAAATTACAAAGTAAGCATAAAAAACCACTTGAAGAAGCAAAACTACAATTACAGAGCTATGAAGAGGAAAAAGAGACTTATCAAAAAGAGTTTAAAGAAGTATCTTATATGCAACTCCCACTATTACTAAATAAAAAATTAAAAGAATCAGTAGAAAAAGATATACAAAAAAACTATAAAGGTAATGTCACTATTTCTCAAAATATCATAGATTTAAAAAAGAAAGAGTTTTTAGAGCATATAGATGAAACTCAAAAAGGGAGTATAGAGTCTATATTTGACAAAGTATTTAATTCTGATAACAATAGACAAAGTGTAGCTTTTGCAGACCCTGAAAAAATTGAGCATCAATATAACACTTTGAAAAAAGTTGAATTTCAAGAGCTCATAAATAATCTGATAGCTGTAAAAGAAAATATTGTTCAAACTCAAAATGAGATCTTTCATTTAGAGCAGAATTTTCAAAATGATCAAAAAGAGTATAAAAAAGACTTTGAAAAAGTCAAAACTCTTGCTGAAAATATAGGGCAACAAAAAGCAAAAGTAGAAAGTCTTGAAAAACAGATAGAAAAGTTGCAATATGAGAAAAAAGAGATAGAGCGTGAGATCGGAAGAACAAGTATAAAAGAGCATCAAAACTCTTTAGTAAAACTTAAAATAGAATCTTTAGAATCTGCAATTACAGTAGCAAAACAGATGAAGATAAAGATCAAAGAAGATAAAAAAGAGATACTTGAAAAGTCTATAAATGTGAAGTTTAATCTTCTAAAAAAAGAGGGATATGAAGCAGATAGTATCCAGCTTGATAATGACTTTAACATCAATGTATATGATAAAGATATGAATCCTATGGATATACTATCTAGCTCATCTGGACAAAAACAGGTTATAGCTACGGCACTTATTTGGGGGATATCTGAGTATATAGCAGAAGATATACCAATGATCATAGATACACCATTAGGAAGACTAGATGAGAAAAATCAAGCCCTTATACTGAACCAGTTTTATCCAAATGCTTCAAAGCAAGTGCTAATACTGCCAACCCCAAGTGAGCTAAGACATGAAGGTTTTCAAGAGCTTCAAAGTGAGATCTCACAAATATTTACACTTGCCAATAAAGGCTCGGCCACAACGATGCAAGAGAAAAATATAACAGAATTTTTTGATAGTAGGTACACTAAATGA
- the dndC gene encoding DNA phosphorothioation system sulfurtransferase DndC, translated as MNKITLTKQLLKEQYLSDGRPWVVTFSGGKDSSTVLHLTIEVLQELKDEGLDSKTVYIVSSDTGVEMPVIDKYFFDKLEQLRLFIKEKNLNMKVQVVSPEVEDSFWTLLLGKGYPSPNQNFRWCTDRLKITPATRFLTSISNENRSILMLLGVRSDESQTRAESIEKRDRNHRGLVKHDTVPNAFVLSPIKDWTNGEVWQFLMAHKAPWGKHDDMLTLYSKGSGEADCNVALNPEAPSCGKTRFGCWVCTVVSKDKSMENMLQNPEDQWMEPLHKFRNMLEEYRYDHTNRRQTTRRNGQKGVGPFTMSTRQELLKKLLEIEKELLPNLNGKHLISDEEIIQIQKEWLHDGDFFETAISLAQGVGRIIHHESKKAFSVEEREYFSSLCEENSISIELMDKLLQTEHKYRHQLKRSGVLVDIEKVVEAYGTGKINEI; from the coding sequence ATGAATAAAATTACATTAACTAAACAATTACTAAAAGAACAATACTTATCGGATGGAAGACCGTGGGTTGTGACCTTTTCTGGAGGTAAAGACTCATCTACAGTATTACACCTGACTATTGAAGTCTTACAAGAATTAAAAGACGAGGGACTAGATTCAAAAACAGTATACATAGTTTCTTCAGACACAGGTGTTGAAATGCCTGTAATAGATAAATATTTTTTTGATAAGCTTGAACAGTTACGTCTTTTTATAAAAGAAAAAAATTTAAACATGAAAGTTCAAGTGGTCTCTCCTGAGGTGGAAGACTCGTTTTGGACACTACTCCTAGGAAAAGGCTACCCATCTCCTAATCAAAACTTTAGATGGTGTACTGATAGACTAAAAATTACTCCTGCTACAAGATTTTTAACTAGTATTTCTAATGAAAATCGTTCAATTTTAATGTTGCTAGGTGTAAGAAGTGATGAGTCTCAAACAAGAGCAGAGTCAATTGAGAAAAGAGATAGAAACCATAGAGGCTTAGTAAAACATGATACAGTGCCAAATGCTTTTGTACTATCACCAATTAAAGACTGGACAAATGGTGAAGTTTGGCAGTTCTTAATGGCGCATAAAGCTCCTTGGGGTAAACATGACGATATGCTAACTCTTTATAGTAAAGGTAGCGGAGAAGCAGACTGTAATGTAGCTCTTAACCCAGAAGCACCTTCATGTGGAAAAACTAGATTTGGTTGTTGGGTTTGTACTGTAGTATCAAAAGATAAGTCTATGGAAAATATGCTCCAAAACCCAGAAGATCAATGGATGGAACCACTTCATAAGTTTAGAAATATGCTTGAAGAATACAGATATGACCATACTAATCGAAGACAAACAACAAGAAGAAATGGTCAAAAAGGTGTTGGACCATTTACAATGAGTACCAGACAAGAGCTCCTAAAAAAACTGCTAGAGATAGAAAAAGAGCTTTTACCAAACCTCAATGGAAAACATCTTATTTCTGACGAAGAAATAATTCAGATACAAAAAGAGTGGTTACATGATGGTGACTTTTTTGAAACAGCGATTAGTTTAGCACAAGGTGTAGGAAGAATCATTCATCATGAATCAAAAAAAGCTTTTTCAGTAGAAGAAAGAGAATATTTTTCAAGCCTTTGTGAAGAAAACAGTATATCAATAGAGCTTATGGATAAATTACTTCAAACAGAACATAAATATAGACACCAACTCAAAAGATCAGGTGTACTTGTAGATATAGAAAAAGTAGTAGAAGCGTATGGAACAGGAAAAATAAATGAAATTTAA
- a CDS encoding AAA family ATPase, which translates to MDTILIKTVRVNGFRGLKNIEINLEPTTVLTGMNNAGKTSFLKALQVVFGNRHFLSFDDFHIEENSSISMITIDVLIVPLNEDASQNFSEDWEILLTTDRIKPSLDGDFVPLRTIVRFDEVRNTPTVKQYILEDWVDFEYGDPKHNWYELDNGNEVSFRFEEVPFFYMDAQRDILEDIKLKSSYIGKMLSKIEYTPEDIEDIENQIQSLNESAVEKSEILTIVKDALTELNSAMNSSNGGIEITPFTKKIRDLNKGLTINYGDGDNTFLMEYHGMGTRSWSSLLTLKAFIELFNTNSEKTNSVFFPIIAIEEPESHLHPNAQKRLYSQINSFKGQKIISTHSPYIASVANLREIRSFYKNNLVKIGALPMSTFQCEDIRKINRQVISTKGEIFFSKCIVLGEGETEEQALPVFFEKHFNGSSIEYGIDFIGVGSFGNYLPFIRFAESLNIPWFILSDNDDSGNVRTSVLRQLTTSGSAKQESDCIVFADNENDFEKQLINDGFQDEIKKVLLSLKTYTNEQHESVQKPRDEAEINGLSDEELYEYLTKEKAQFAPLVANEIVNSEKALPNKIINLFTKIATELNIEVQNG; encoded by the coding sequence ATGGATACAATATTAATTAAAACAGTAAGAGTAAATGGTTTTAGAGGATTAAAAAATATTGAAATAAATCTTGAACCCACTACTGTACTTACAGGTATGAACAATGCAGGTAAAACATCTTTTTTAAAAGCCTTACAAGTTGTATTTGGAAATAGACATTTTTTATCTTTTGATGATTTCCATATAGAAGAAAATAGCTCTATATCCATGATTACTATAGATGTATTGATTGTTCCGTTAAATGAAGATGCTTCGCAAAACTTTTCGGAGGATTGGGAGATTCTTTTAACTACAGATAGGATTAAACCCTCTCTAGATGGTGACTTTGTGCCACTTAGAACTATTGTAAGATTTGATGAAGTTAGAAATACACCAACTGTAAAACAGTATATATTAGAGGACTGGGTAGATTTTGAATATGGAGACCCTAAACACAACTGGTATGAACTTGACAATGGAAATGAAGTTTCTTTTAGATTTGAAGAAGTACCGTTTTTTTATATGGATGCTCAAAGGGATATACTTGAAGATATCAAACTAAAAAGCTCATATATTGGGAAAATGCTATCTAAAATAGAATATACTCCGGAAGATATTGAAGATATTGAAAACCAAATACAATCGCTTAATGAATCTGCTGTAGAAAAAAGCGAAATATTAACAATTGTAAAAGATGCTTTGACAGAACTAAACTCTGCAATGAATTCTTCTAATGGAGGAATTGAAATAACACCATTTACAAAGAAAATTAGAGATTTAAACAAAGGCTTAACTATAAACTATGGTGATGGAGACAACACTTTCTTAATGGAGTACCATGGTATGGGTACAAGAAGTTGGTCATCTCTTTTAACACTAAAAGCTTTTATAGAACTATTTAATACCAATTCTGAAAAAACAAATTCTGTTTTTTTTCCAATTATTGCAATAGAAGAACCTGAATCTCATCTACATCCAAATGCACAAAAAAGGCTTTATAGTCAAATTAATAGTTTTAAAGGGCAAAAGATCATATCTACTCATTCCCCGTATATTGCATCAGTTGCAAACCTCAGAGAAATAAGAAGTTTTTACAAAAATAATCTTGTCAAGATAGGTGCTTTACCAATGTCTACATTTCAATGTGAAGATATAAGAAAGATTAATCGCCAAGTAATAAGTACAAAAGGTGAAATATTTTTTTCAAAATGTATAGTTCTTGGTGAAGGTGAAACAGAAGAACAAGCATTACCGGTTTTTTTTGAAAAACATTTTAATGGCTCATCAATCGAGTATGGCATAGATTTTATAGGTGTAGGTAGTTTTGGTAACTACTTACCTTTTATTAGGTTTGCTGAATCACTAAATATACCATGGTTTATTTTAAGTGATAATGATGATTCTGGAAATGTAAGAACAAGTGTTTTAAGACAGTTAACAACAAGTGGTAGTGCAAAACAAGAAAGCGATTGTATAGTCTTTGCAGATAATGAAAATGATTTTGAAAAGCAGTTAATTAATGATGGATTTCAAGATGAAATTAAAAAAGTTTTATTGTCTTTAAAAACATATACAAACGAACAACATGAAAGTGTTCAAAAACCTAGAGATGAAGCTGAAATAAATGGATTATCAGACGAAGAACTTTATGAATATCTAACAAAAGAAAAAGCACAATTTGCTCCATTGGTAGCAAATGAGATTGTAAATAGTGAGAAAGCATTACCTAATAAGATTATTAACTTATTTACAAAAATAGCAACTGAACTCAATATTGAGGTACAAAATGGATAG